The following proteins come from a genomic window of Triticum aestivum cultivar Chinese Spring chromosome 6A, IWGSC CS RefSeq v2.1, whole genome shotgun sequence:
- the LOC123128471 gene encoding 50S ribosomal protein L29, chloroplastic, with the protein MATMSLAAASPLTASTPRGLAVPAPRAPFLGLRAFGASATRFAGLAAAPRPSGRGDAAVVRMAKREQELEEIRAMETESLEQEVVDLKGELFLLRLKRSARQEFKSSEFGRMRKRVARLLTVRREREIEQGINKRNSRKLDRKWKLGIVVGPPPSLREKKEED; encoded by the exons ATGGCGACGATGTCCCTCGCCGCGGCCTCACCCCtcaccgcctccaccccccgcggCCTCGCCGTGCCCGCGCCCCGCGCGCCATTCCTCGGCCTCCGCGCATTTGGCGCGTCGGCCACGCGGTTCGCGGGGCTGGCGGCGGCGCCGCGGCCGTCGgggaggggcgatgcggcggtggTGAGGATGGCGAAGAGGGAGCAGGAGCTGGAGGAGATTCGGGCCATGGAGACGGAGAGTCTGGAGCAGGAGGTGGTGGACCTCAAGGGGGAGCTCTTCCTGCTCCGCCTCAAGCGCTCCGCGCGCCAGGAGTTCAAGTCCAGCGAGTTCGGCCGCATGCGCAAGCGG GTTGCTCGTCTGCTGactgtgagaagagaaagggaaattGAACAAGGAATCAACAAAAGAAATTCTAGGAAGCTTGACAGGAAATGGAAACTGGGTATTGTGGTTGGACCACCACCATCTCTAagggagaagaaggaggaggactAG
- the LOC123128472 gene encoding DIS3-like exonuclease 2: MRATGEHAAAAIPVRASPSPPTPHTEDDAERRRRRRPARRPKQATPPPPPQVDAAGPSPCRSMPPMRADSRLDAVALAEAAGTSRSCPLLPTPSRVEARGPVVGTGAGAPRRLFFPPYWPEQVVEDALKRGSVFAGKFRVNAHNRNEAYCTIDGIPVDVLITGPAQNRAIEGDVVAITLDPVVYWTRMKGQNIACNPATGGVSVAREVSETNGNHSLKKGQADASCRFEKCSNGQPVPDRMHNHHKNSGFSQAVICENGHATVPANYEDLDEAKTEFARALQRICSVIYNHPSRRPTGKVVSVIKKSPRRSTVVGFLAPFSDFPDGEQRNQMNVQGSKRMNHISSSIFTGLVQILPTDPKFPQMIVSISTLSDGIKQRLKEGDTTIWKELVAAQIDEWNEESPYPWACVVHFLGKGGQVETHMDAILFENAISDVEFSPESMACLPDTCWKIPQEELAARKDLRNVLTLTIDPPTASDLDDAISIETISGGIVRIGVHIADVSYFVHPETALDAEAQIRSTSVYTLRRKVSMLPSRLSEELVSLNPGVDRLAFSVIWDIDPHGSIVNRWIGRTIIFSCCKLSYDLVQDLISSDSSQFRSAAASLQVHGMFKHEDVIKSLRCLYEISKNLKDIRFKGGALSLDTSKPTILFDEDGAPCDSYRYKRNDACFIVEELMLLANMSAAEVISNAFPDCALLRRHPEPNPRKLKEFEAFCAKNGFELDSSSSGQLHLSICRLKEELQDDPVMFDILMFYASKQMQSAEYFCTGDLISKKDDWAHYALSIPLYTHFTSPLRRYPDIIVHRTLNAVIEAEQMYLKQRKISTGRNGVKATSCEVVSRCFTGLQFSKDAAESIEGREALSAAAKKFKVPNSEDLGEAAEHCNERKWASRRAEEAGQKLYMWALLKRNETLVSNARVLGLGPRFMSVYVPKLSMERRIYYDEVEGLSTEWLEATGTLVLDACRNKPQKRGGQFRCSRAIEEVAVVVNPSELMLPEDRDESGATETVDSVLLSDEAVKVEVAPAVLPMVISYLSDIPVVLHAIGGEDCPVDIGVRLYLSSYFK; encoded by the exons ATGCGGGCCACCGGagagcacgccgccgccgccatccccgtccgcgcctcgccgtcgccgcccacgCCCCACACGGAGGACGACGCCGAGCGGAGGCGCCGACGCCGGCCCGCGCGCCGCCCCAAGcaggccaccccgccgccgcccccgcaggtCGACGCGGCGGGGCCCAGCCCGTGCAGATCGATGCCGCCCATGCGCGCCGACTCCCGGCTCGACGCCGTGGCGCTGGCCGAGGCGGCCGGGACCAGCCGGTCCTGCCCCCTGCTGCCCACGCCCTCCCGCGTCGAGGCGCGCGGTCCGGTGGTGGGGACGGGCGCGGGGGCTCCCAGGAGGCTCTTCTTCCCGCCCTACTGGCCCGAGCAGGTCGTGGAGGACGCCCTCAAG AGAGGGAGTGTCTTCGCGGGGAAGTTCCGCGTGAATGCTCACAACCGAAACGAG GCGTACTGCACGATCGATGGCATCCCTGTGGATGTTCTCATTACTGGGCCGGCACAAAACCGAGCG ATTGAAGGTGATGTTGTCGCCATCACATTGGATCCTGTTGTTTACTGGACTAGAATGAAAGGGCAGAACATTGCATGCAACCCTGCCACTGGAGGAGTTTCTGTTGCTCGTGAAGTTAGTGAAACAAATGGGAACCATAGTTTGAAGAAAGGACAGGCAGATGCCAGCTGCAGGTTTGAAAAGTGCAGTAATGGCCAACCTGTTCCGGACAGGATGCATAACCATCACAAGAACAGTGGTTTTAGTCAAGCTGTTATTTGTGAAAATGGGCATGCTACTGTCCCAGCGAATTATGAAGACCTGGATGAAGCTAAGACCGAGTTTGCAAGAGCATTACAGAGGATCTGTTCTGTGATATACAATCACCCAAGCAGACGCCCTACCGGGAAAGTAGTATCTGTCATAAAGAAGTCTCCTCGCCGTAGTACTGTTGTAGGTTTTCTTGCTCCTTTCTCAGATTTCCCCGATGGAGAGCAGAGAAATCAGATGAATGTGCAGGGTTCCAAGAGGATGAACCATATATCATCCTCAATTTTCACAGGCTTGGTTCAAATCTTGCCTACTGATCCCAAGTTCCCGCAGATGATTGTTAGTATTAGCACTTTGTCAGACGGTATCAAACAGAGGCTGAAAGAAGGTGATACAACTATTTGGAAGGAATTAGTTGCTGCACAGATTGATGAATGGAATGAGGAAAGTCCCTATCCCTGGGCTTGTGTCGTACACTTCTTGGGAAAGGGTGGACAGGTTGAAACACATATGGATGCTATACTGTTTGAGAATGCAATATCTGATGTTGAATTTTCCCCTGAGTCCATGGCATGTCTCCCTGACACTTGCTGGAAGATTCCGCAAGAAGAACTTGCAGCAAGAAAGGATCTGAGAAATGTTTTGACCTTAACAATAGACCCTCCTACTGCTTCGGATCTTGATGATGCAATATCTATTGAGACAATTTCTGGGGGAATTGTCCGTATTGGGGTCCATATTGCGGATGTTTCTTACTTTGTTCATCCAGAGACTGCATTAGATGCTGAGGCTCAGATTCGATCTACCAGTGTTTACACCTTGCGACGTAAAGTATCAATGTTGCCTTCAAGACTTTCAGAAGAACTAGTTTCACTTAATCCTGGGGTAGACAGGCTTGCCTTTTCAGTTATTTGGGACATTGATCCTCATGGCAGCATAGTTAATCGCTGGATTGGTCGTACCATTATCTTTTCATGCTGCAAGCTGTCATATGATCTCGTGCAAGATCTGATTTCTAGTGATTCAAGCCAGTTTAGATCTGCAGCTGCATCTCTTCAAGTGCATGGCATGTTTAAACATGAGGATGTTATAAAGTCTCTTCGATGCCTCTATGAGATCTCGAAAAATCTGAAGGATATTAGATTCAAGGGTGGAGCTCTTTCGCTTGACACTTCAAAGCCCACGATCCTATTTGATGAAGATGGGGCTCCATGCGATAGCTATCGCTATAAAAGGAATGATGCATGTTTCATTGTCGAGGAGTTGATGCTGTTGGCAAATATGTCAGCTGCAGAAGTTATATCCAATGCATTCCCTGATTGTGCTTTACTTCGTAGGCATCCTGAACCTAATCCACGGAAGCTGAAAGAATTTGAGGCATTTTGTGCTAAAAATGGGTTTGAATTGGATTCTTCATCATCCGGTCAACTTCATCTTTCAATTTGCAGATTGAAGGAAGAGTTGCAAGATGATCCTGTTATGTTTGATATTCTCATGTTTTATGCTTCAAAGCAAATGCAGTCTGCGGAATACTTCTGCACAGGGGACCTGATAAGCAAGAAGGATGATTGGGCTCATTATGCGCTATCTATCCCTTTGTACACACACTTCACTTCGCCACTTCGAAGGTATCCTGATATAATCGTTCACAGGACACTGAATGCAGTAATTGAGGCTGAACAGATGTATCTGAAGCAAAGGAAAATATCCACTGGGCGGAATGGAGTCAAAGCTACATCTTGTGAAGTTGTGAGTAGATGCTTTACAGGCCTTCAATTTAGTAAGGATGCTGCTGAATCCATAGAAGGGAGAGAGGCACTGTCTGCTGCAGCTAAGAAGTTTAAGGTCCCTAACTCTGAAGATCTTGGCGAGGCTGCTGAACACTGCAATGAAAGGAAGTGGGCCAGTCGCCGTGCAGAAGAAGCTGGACAGAAGCTCTACATGTGGGCTCTACTGAAGAGGAATGAG ACCCTGGTCTCCAATGCTAGAGTTCTGGGGCTTGGACCAAGGTTCATGTCAGTTTATGTGCCCAAACTCTCG ATGGAACGGAGGATATACTATGATGAAGTGGAGGGATTATCTACTGAATGGTTGGAAGCCACCGGAACCTTGGTGCTTGATGCATGCAGGAACAAGCCCCAAAAGAGGGGAGGCCAGTTCAGATGCAGTAGAGCAATTGAGGAAGTCGCGGTGGTGGTGAACCCATCCGAGCTAATGTTACCCGAAGACAGAGATGAATCAGGAGCAACTGAGACTGTGGATTCAGTTTTGCTGAGCGACGAGGCAGTGAAAGTTGAAGTTGCCCCAGCCGTTCTGCCCATGGTGATAAGCTACCTGAGCGACATCCCCGTGGTTCTTCATGCAATCGGCGGCGAGGATTGTCCGGTGGACATCGGAGTAAGACTATACTTGTCGTCATACTTCAAGTGA
- the LOC123128470 gene encoding transcription factor MYB93 yields the protein MGRSPCCDENGLKKGPWTPEEDQKLTDYIEKHGHGSWRALPKLAGLNRCGKSCRLRWTNYLRPDIKRGKFTPEEEQTILQLHSVLGNKWSAIAKHLPGRTDNEIKNFWNTHLKKKLIQMGFDPMTHRPRTDFFAALPQLIALANLRQLVEQRPWDDQSASQLQADAVQAAKLEYLQCLLQSAAAIATSPSSSSINTIPTDLQQIGLLSPSQMSSLSSLSSPRILEGINGQDLVTGQVSDIQIPSSSFFEHEQPIINGTNQNSDYSANSGEGENGTQKPLLLSEDSLPPLADFPISNLGDACSTSSCDAEGNGTQLPIWSDSFYDEFMSEFA from the exons ATGGGGAGGTCTCCTTGCTGTGACGAGAATGGCCTCAAGAAGGGGCCTTGGACACCCGAAGAGGACCAGAAACTCACGGACTACATCGAGAAGCATGGCCATGGGAGCTGGAGAGCACTGCCTAAGCTTGCAG GACTCAACAGGTGTGGCAAGAGCTGCAGACTGAGATGGACCAACTACCTGAGGCCAGATATCAAGAGAGGAAAGTTCACACCCGAGGAAGAGCAGACCATCCTCCAGCTCCACTCCGTCCTTGGCAACAA GTGGTCAGCCATCGCGAAGCACCTCCCTGGACGGACCGACAATGAGATCAAGAACTTCTGGAACACTCACCTGAAGAAGAAGCTGATCCAGATGGGCTTCGACCCGATGACGCACCGACCGAGGACCGACTTCTTCGCCGCGCTGCCACAGCTCATCGCGCTAGCCAACCTCCGCCAGCTTGTGGAGCAGCGCCCGTGGGACGACCAAAGCGCCAGCCAACTGCAAGCCGATGCAGTCCAGGCAGCAAAGCTCGAGTACTTACAGTGCCTGCTGCAGTCCGCAGCAGCCATTGCGACTAGTCCCAGCTCCAGCAGCATCAACACCATCCCCACTGACCTACAGCAAATCGGCCTCCTGAGTCCTTCGCAGATGTCTTCCTTGTCTTCGCTGTCATCTCCAAGGATCCTGGAGGGTATTAATGGCCAAGACTTGGTAACTGGGCAAGTGTCTGACATCCAGATACCTAGTAGCTCATTCTTCGAACACGAACAGCCTATCATCAATGGTACCAACCAGAACTCAGATTACAGTGCAAACAGCGGTGAGGGGGAGAACGGCACCCAGAAACCGTTGCTCCTGTCAGAGGACTCCCTTCCGCCACTTGCTGACTTCCCTATTTCCAACCTCGGCGATGCTTGCAGCACCTCAAGCTGTGACGCTGAGGGCAACGGCACCCAGCTCCCTATTTGGTCTGACTCATTTTATGATGAGTTCATGAGCGAGTTTGCATGA